The Hippocampus zosterae strain Florida chromosome 20, ASM2543408v3, whole genome shotgun sequence genome contains a region encoding:
- the LOC127592829 gene encoding holocytochrome c-type synthase isoform X1 yields the protein MGASTSTPAAPTVQAEAVIASPPQGCPMHKEIQSVKVDSPPSECPMHQAKPVTVSPPSECPMHKAEAGPVHQDRAYEFVECPMKAAAGNNDIDPANMMPPPNQTPAPDQPFELSLSREESTIPRHGTEKHWVYPSEQMFWNAMLRKGWRWREDDLAAADMGNIIKIHNKNNEQAWQEILKWEALHAGECPCGPMLKRFGGKAKEYSPRARFRHWMGYELPFDRHDWIVDRCGKEVRYVIDYYDGEIDKETYQFSILDVRPAFDSLGAVWDRMKVAWWRWTS from the exons ATGGGGGCCTCGACTTCAACACCTGCTGCTCCCACAGTTCAAGCAGAGGCAGTGATTGCCTCCCCTCCTCAAGGCTGTCCTATGCACAAAGAAATTCAGTCTGTTAAAG TAGACTCCCCACCGTCAGAGTGTCCCATGCATCAAGCTAAGCCAGTTACAG TGTCTCCGCCTTCGGAGTGTCCGATGCACAAGGCCGAAGCCGGCCCAGTTCACCAGGATCGGGCCTATGAATTTGTGGAGTGTCCCATGAAAGCTGCAGCTGGCAATAATGACATCGACCCAGCAAATATG ATGCCTCCTCCAAACCAAACGCCGGCCCCAGACCAACCCTTCGAGTTATCCCTCTCCAGAGAAGAATCGACGATTCCCCGCCATGGCACCGAAAAGCACTGGGTGTACCCATCCGAACAGATGTTCTGGAACGCCATGCTGAGGAAGGG GTGGCGCTGGCGCGAAGATGACCTCGCTGCCGCCGACATGGGCAACATCATCAAAATCCACAACAAGAACAATGAACAAGCCTGGCAGGAGATCCTGAAGTGGGAGGCGCTGCATGCAGG CGAATGCCCATGTGGTCCAATGCTGAAGCGGTTCGGCGGTAAAGCCAAAGAGTACTCGCCGAGGGCTCGCTTCCGCCATTGGATGGG CTACGAGCTGCCCTTTGACCGTCATGACTGGATCGTCGACCGCTGCGGAAAAGAGGTGCGCTACGTCATCGACTATTATGACGGAGAAATCGACAAAGAAACGTACCAGTTCTCCATCCTGGATGTCCGCCCGGCCTTCGACTCCTTAGGTGCCGTCTGGGATCGTATGAAAGTGGCCTGGTGGCGATGGACCTCCTGA
- the LOC127592829 gene encoding holocytochrome c-type synthase isoform X2 → MGASTSTPAAPTVQAEAVIASPPQGCPMHKEIQSVKDSPPSECPMHQAKPVTVSPPSECPMHKAEAGPVHQDRAYEFVECPMKAAAGNNDIDPANMMPPPNQTPAPDQPFELSLSREESTIPRHGTEKHWVYPSEQMFWNAMLRKGWRWREDDLAAADMGNIIKIHNKNNEQAWQEILKWEALHAGECPCGPMLKRFGGKAKEYSPRARFRHWMGYELPFDRHDWIVDRCGKEVRYVIDYYDGEIDKETYQFSILDVRPAFDSLGAVWDRMKVAWWRWTS, encoded by the exons ATGGGGGCCTCGACTTCAACACCTGCTGCTCCCACAGTTCAAGCAGAGGCAGTGATTGCCTCCCCTCCTCAAGGCTGTCCTATGCACAAAGAAATTCAGTCTGTTAAAG ACTCCCCACCGTCAGAGTGTCCCATGCATCAAGCTAAGCCAGTTACAG TGTCTCCGCCTTCGGAGTGTCCGATGCACAAGGCCGAAGCCGGCCCAGTTCACCAGGATCGGGCCTATGAATTTGTGGAGTGTCCCATGAAAGCTGCAGCTGGCAATAATGACATCGACCCAGCAAATATG ATGCCTCCTCCAAACCAAACGCCGGCCCCAGACCAACCCTTCGAGTTATCCCTCTCCAGAGAAGAATCGACGATTCCCCGCCATGGCACCGAAAAGCACTGGGTGTACCCATCCGAACAGATGTTCTGGAACGCCATGCTGAGGAAGGG GTGGCGCTGGCGCGAAGATGACCTCGCTGCCGCCGACATGGGCAACATCATCAAAATCCACAACAAGAACAATGAACAAGCCTGGCAGGAGATCCTGAAGTGGGAGGCGCTGCATGCAGG CGAATGCCCATGTGGTCCAATGCTGAAGCGGTTCGGCGGTAAAGCCAAAGAGTACTCGCCGAGGGCTCGCTTCCGCCATTGGATGGG CTACGAGCTGCCCTTTGACCGTCATGACTGGATCGTCGACCGCTGCGGAAAAGAGGTGCGCTACGTCATCGACTATTATGACGGAGAAATCGACAAAGAAACGTACCAGTTCTCCATCCTGGATGTCCGCCCGGCCTTCGACTCCTTAGGTGCCGTCTGGGATCGTATGAAAGTGGCCTGGTGGCGATGGACCTCCTGA